Sequence from the Coleofasciculus sp. FACHB-1120 genome:
AGAGCTACTGAATCATCTTATGCAGATATGAGATGGCTCAACCAAGAACCCTTAGAGACCTTCGATGGGAACTTCCAAGAAGCGAGCTAGTTGGGCACCCTGATTTTCCAGCTCTGACAAGGGTAGCGGTTCTCCAACTCGCGTCAGGGGAATATCACGGCGTCCTTTGACGCGCAGATAAATCGACCGGCGCGGGTTGAGACCTTCTTTAATTTCCACTCGGATCGCTTGGACATCTTGGATGCGGCAGCCAACTTCAATTTGGCGGTTTTTACCGAGAAAGCCCCATCGAAAGATGCGAATATATCCGGTTTCTTGATTAAACTCGTTGTAACCGCCCCCTACGTCTAAAAGAATCATCATCCATAGATAGAGCGCTACGAGTAACCCAGCAATCCCGTACAATCCCATGACTATCCCTTGAGGGATAAAAAGTAACTTGGTGGGGTCAGCAAAGGGTAGCAGATTGACTTTTAGGTAACTTGAAATTCCAGCCAATAAAAAGCCTGTAGCTCCCAAGGAGACTACGGTTGCCCACCAATAGTTACTCAAGCGACGAGAGCCTAAAACCTCTTGACGGAGAACGCGGTTACTTGTGGATGTTGTCGGTGCAGCCATGAAAGAAAACTCTGTGTTCGCCAAAGTTGTTAAGGAAAGTTTTTAAGATCGGACTGATTCAGATTATCTAGCTTCCCAGGGATTTATGCTATTGATTTAGCAATCTCACTGAGATAGAGATTAATGAGAAGTACGTGTCAGATTGTAAAAATTCTGATATTTTCTTATCATAGAGGACACGTGCTAGAACCCTAGGGTTTTACTTTGGGGACAAAAAGCGCCCCATTCCCAAATAACAGTAGCCTGAAACCCGGCATCAGGGCGACAGGTTAGTGGAAATTGACACGCAGGGGAATCAAGCGAGTGTGTCTGTTGAAGACAGAACCCGGCAAACTTCTCCAAAAA
This genomic interval carries:
- a CDS encoding photosystem I assembly protein Ycf4 yields the protein MAAPTTSTSNRVLRQEVLGSRRLSNYWWATVVSLGATGFLLAGISSYLKVNLLPFADPTKLLFIPQGIVMGLYGIAGLLVALYLWMMILLDVGGGYNEFNQETGYIRIFRWGFLGKNRQIEVGCRIQDVQAIRVEIKEGLNPRRSIYLRVKGRRDIPLTRVGEPLPLSELENQGAQLARFLEVPIEGL